A single region of the Glycine max cultivar Williams 82 chromosome 20, Glycine_max_v4.0, whole genome shotgun sequence genome encodes:
- the LOC100789349 gene encoding phosphatidylinositol-3-phosphatase myotubularin-1 isoform X1, whose translation MDMPMNRATRTTSLRDASDSSKLEGTGSWDAIEWTKIEPPISRFVSHANLDFLLESELVAAEGNGVVLVNTDDAGTLMVTNFRLIFLSEGTRKVIALGTIPLATIEKFIKPAVKVQSNTRHVDKTPAQRLLQVIGKDMRILVFSFRPRTKQRHVVYDALLRCTKPTRLWDLYAFASGPSRFKNTTPLVRLLDEYFRLLCLGSYRASINIIENGSFTLSNDLWRISSVNSDYTMCQSYPFALVVPKIISDDEVLQASSFRARCRLPVVSWCNPLTGAVVARSSQPLVGLMMNMRSNMDEKLVGALCSKLDNGSRRKLYIVDARPRKNALANGAMGGGSESSSNYFQSEIVFLGIDNIHAMRESFVRLREYMDTHGRTSSDGMSSFLRQGGSTWGGGNLSSMSASVSTLGDSGWLLHVQNVLAGAAWIAARVAMENASVLVHCSDGWDRTSQLVSLANLLLDPYYRTFTGFQALVDKDWLAFGHPFSDRVGMPSVSGTGNVPFELSRQSSTSNFPPSPMRQSSGTFVSQPPASSHSHNSNNYSPIFLQWVDCVSQLLRIYPFAFEFSAAFLVDFVDCMLSCRFGNFLCNSEKERQQFNVFEACGCLWVYLADLRTSSGGSHVHYNPFYDPLKHSGPLLPPAAALAPTLWPQFHLRWACPEEAQAGEIEAQCRKIVMKYAEMQKAKEMAERKAKEVTNSMESLNAELRREKQLNSSAMNMAKSMSKENMAIKRAIQSMGCKVHVSGSSGECIVDIESNPDILCCSSRKESNSNVRDDKKDMSVSVVITAGDDDDGNNAIGRVCETLCPFRFGDGRVCETLCPFRFGDGGCRWPNGGCAQLGSQYVGLKANFDAFDKLSIDDSYFKSE comes from the exons ATGGATATGCCGATGAACCGCGCCACTCGAACAACGTCTCTCAGAGACGCCTCCGACTCCTCTAAGTTGGAAGGTACCGGTAGCTGGGACGCCATCGAATGGACCAAGATTGag CCGCCAATTTCGCGCTTCGTCTCGCACGCCAATCTCGATTTCTTACTCGAGTCGGAGCTAGTTGCAGCCGAA GGAAATGGTGTTGTTCTTGTTAATACAGATGATGCGGGCACGCTGATGGTAACCAATTTTCGTCTTATTTTTCTG AGCGAGGGAACTAGAAAAGTTATTGCCCTTGGAACAATACCTTTAGCAACCATTGAGAAGTTTATCAAGCCA GCTGTAAAGGTTCAGTCAAATACTCGCCATGTAGACAAGACACCAGCACAGAGACTGCTCCAGGTGATTG GAAAAGATATGAGAATTTTAGTCTTCAGTTTCAGGCCACGTACAAAACAG AGACATGTGGTATACGATGCGCTACTGAGGTGTACAAAGCCAACAAGACTATGGGATCTTTATGCTTTTGCATCAGGACCTTCTAGATTTAAGAACACTACTCCACTAGTGCGTTTATTGGATGAATATTTTCGACTTCTTTGCCTAGGTTCTTATCGTGCATCAATCAATATAATTGAAAACGGGTCCTTCACGTTGTCAAATGACCTATGGAGAATAAGTAGCGTGAATTCCGATTATACAATGTGCCAGAGTTATCCATTTGCTTTGGTTGTTCCAAAGATCATTAG TGATGATGAAGTGCTCCAGGCTAGTAGCTTCCGTGCAAGATGTCGACTACCTGTAGTTTCATGGTGCAATCCTT TGACTGGAGCAGTTGTTGCACGATCTTCTCAACCCTTAGTAGGTCTTATGATGAACATGAGGAG CAACATGGATGAAAAACTGGTGGGTGCACTTTGCAGCAAACTAGATAATGGCTCAAGGAG AAAGCTATATATTGTTGATGCACGGCCTAGGAAAAATGCATTGGCTAATGGTGCCATGGGAGGTggttcagaatcatcatcaaaCTATTTTCAATCCGAG atAGTCTTTTTGGGGATAGACAACATCCATGCGATGAGAGAGAGCTTTGTTCGGCTCCGAGAATACATGGACACTCATGGAAGAACGTCATCAGATGGAATGTCCTCTTTTTTG AGACAAGGTGGGTCAACATGGGGTGGTGGCAATCTAAGTAGTATGTCTGCTTCGGTATCAACCCTTGGGGACAGTGGATGGTTACTACATGTTCAGAATGTGTTGGCTGGTGCAGCTTGGATTGCTGCTCGTGTTGCAATGGAAAATGCTTCTGTTCTTGTGCATTGCAG TGATGGATGGGATAGGACAAGCCAGTTGGTTTCACTTGCTAATTTGTTGCTTGATCCATATTATCGGACATTCACAGGGTTTCAG GCACTCGTTGATAAAGACTGGCTTGCTTTTGGTCATCCATTTTCTGATCGGGTGGGAATGCCATCTGTCTCTGGAACTGGCAATGTGCCTTTCGAGTTATCTAGGCAGTCTTCAACTAGCAATTTCCCACCATCACCCATGCGCCAGTCATCAGGGACTTTTGTGTCGCAACCTCCAGCTTCATCTCACTCGCATAACTCAAACAACTATTCTCCCATTTTTTTGCAG TGGGTTGATTGTGTTTCGCAATTATTACGGATATATCCTTTTGCTTTTGAGTTTTCTGCG GCTTTCCTGGTGGACTTCGTAGACTGCATGCTTTCTTGTCGTTTTGGAAACTTCTTATGTAACAG tgagaagGAGAGGCAGCAATTCAATGTTTTCGAGGCATGTGGATGTCTGTGGGTATACTTGGCTGATTTGCGGACATCATCAGGAGGTTCCCATGTGCATTACAATCCCTTTTATGATCCACTGAAGCATAGTGGTCCTCTGTTGCCCCCAGCAGCAGCATTAGCCCCTACTTTGTGGCCCCAATTCCACCTTCGTTGGGCATGTCCAGAAGAAGCTCAAGCTGGGGAGATTGAAGCACAATGCAGGAAGATAGTTATGAAATATGCTGAGATGCAGAAG GCTAAAGAAATGGCAGAAAGGAAAGCTAAAGAAGTTACAAATTCCATGGAGTCGTTGAATGCTGAATTACGACGTGAGAAGCAGCTAAACAGCTCAGCTATGAACATGGCCAAGAGTATGAGCAAAGAAAATATGGCCATAAAGCGTGCAATTCAGTCAATGGGGTGCAAGGTTCATGTCTCTGGTAGTAGTGGTGAATGCATTGTTGATATTGAAAGCAACCCAGACATTCTGTGTTGTTCCTCTAGGAAAGAATCAAATAGTAATGTGCGTGATGACAAAAAGGATATGTCCGTTTCAGTAGTGATTACAGcaggtgatgatgatgatggaaaCAATGCAATTGGTCGGGTATGTGAAACCCTATGCCCATTTCGCTTTGGAGATGGTCGGGTATGTGAAACCCTATGCCCATTTCGCTTTGGAGATGGAGGCTGCAGGTGGCCAAATGGTGGTTGTGCTCAACTAGGTAGCCAGTATGTTGGCCTGAAGGCAAATTTTGATGCATTTGACAAACTATCAATTGATGATAGTTATTTCAAGTCTGAGTGA
- the LOC106797796 gene encoding uncharacterized protein produces MLTHRTEKQNKHPLTSRLMTEIVTASVITSSLIPPSQTLTLTLTNPKSLIPLSLGGHRSYPLLDYPSHAQPHLHAPTRHHFLSSSSSSPTTLPAADIATADYYPHASSFSDDSAKSNSKRASAAGSPYYNKKLKSTTDSVPATDYSKDREEWSDTAIACLLEAYTEKFNLLYRGNLRSRDWEEVAEAVGGRCGGEGKHQKSVEQCKNKIDNLKKRYKVELQKIGSGGIVCENCF; encoded by the coding sequence ATGTTAACACACAGAacagagaaacaaaacaaacatcCCTTAACTTCACGTTTGATGACGGAAATCGTTACAGCCTCCGTCATAACGTCGTCTCTGATTCCTCCGTcacaaaccctaaccctaaccctaactaaCCCTAAGTCCCTAATCCCTCTTTCTCTTGGTGGTCACCGAAGCTACCCTCTCCTCGACTATCCCTCCCACGCGCAGCCTCACCTCCACGCTCCCACGCGCCACCACTTcctttcctcctcctcctccagtCCCACCACTCTCCCCGCCGCCGACATCGCCACCGCCGACTACTACCCACACGCCTCCTCCTTCTCCGACGACTCCGCCAAATCCAACTCCAAACGCGCCTCCGCCGCCGGCAGCCCCTACTACAACAAGAAGCTCAAATCCACCACCGATTCGGTTCCAGCGACCGATTACTCGAAGGACCGCGAAGAATGGAGCGACACGGCGATCGCGTGTCTGTTGGAGGCGTACACGGAGAAGTTCAACTTGCTGTACCGCGGCAACCTCCGCAGCCGCGACTGGGAGGAGGTGGCGGAGGCGGTGGGGGGACGGTGCGGCGGAGAGGGGAAGCATCAGAAGAGCGTGGAGCAGTGTAAGAATAAGATTGATAATTTGAAGAAGAGGTATAAGGTGGAGCTTCAGAAAATTGGGAGTGGTGGCATTGTCTGTGAAAACTGTTTCTGA
- the LOC100789349 gene encoding phosphatidylinositol-3-phosphatase myotubularin-1 isoform X3 yields MRILVFSFRPRTKQRHVVYDALLRCTKPTRLWDLYAFASGPSRFKNTTPLVRLLDEYFRLLCLGSYRASINIIENGSFTLSNDLWRISSVNSDYTMCQSYPFALVVPKIISDDEVLQASSFRARCRLPVVSWCNPLTGAVVARSSQPLVGLMMNMRSNMDEKLVGALCSKLDNGSRRKLYIVDARPRKNALANGAMGGGSESSSNYFQSEIVFLGIDNIHAMRESFVRLREYMDTHGRTSSDGMSSFLRQGGSTWGGGNLSSMSASVSTLGDSGWLLHVQNVLAGAAWIAARVAMENASVLVHCSDGWDRTSQLVSLANLLLDPYYRTFTGFQALVDKDWLAFGHPFSDRVGMPSVSGTGNVPFELSRQSSTSNFPPSPMRQSSGTFVSQPPASSHSHNSNNYSPIFLQWVDCVSQLLRIYPFAFEFSAAFLVDFVDCMLSCRFGNFLCNSEKERQQFNVFEACGCLWVYLADLRTSSGGSHVHYNPFYDPLKHSGPLLPPAAALAPTLWPQFHLRWACPEEAQAGEIEAQCRKIVMKYAEMQKAKEMAERKAKEVTNSMESLNAELRREKQLNSSAMNMAKSMSKENMAIKRAIQSMGCKVHVSGSSGECIVDIESNPDILCCSSRKESNSNVRDDKKDMSVSVVITAGDDDDGNNAIGRVCETLCPFRFGDGRVCETLCPFRFGDGGCRWPNGGCAQLGSQYVGLKANFDAFDKLSIDDSYFKSE; encoded by the exons ATGAGAATTTTAGTCTTCAGTTTCAGGCCACGTACAAAACAG AGACATGTGGTATACGATGCGCTACTGAGGTGTACAAAGCCAACAAGACTATGGGATCTTTATGCTTTTGCATCAGGACCTTCTAGATTTAAGAACACTACTCCACTAGTGCGTTTATTGGATGAATATTTTCGACTTCTTTGCCTAGGTTCTTATCGTGCATCAATCAATATAATTGAAAACGGGTCCTTCACGTTGTCAAATGACCTATGGAGAATAAGTAGCGTGAATTCCGATTATACAATGTGCCAGAGTTATCCATTTGCTTTGGTTGTTCCAAAGATCATTAG TGATGATGAAGTGCTCCAGGCTAGTAGCTTCCGTGCAAGATGTCGACTACCTGTAGTTTCATGGTGCAATCCTT TGACTGGAGCAGTTGTTGCACGATCTTCTCAACCCTTAGTAGGTCTTATGATGAACATGAGGAG CAACATGGATGAAAAACTGGTGGGTGCACTTTGCAGCAAACTAGATAATGGCTCAAGGAG AAAGCTATATATTGTTGATGCACGGCCTAGGAAAAATGCATTGGCTAATGGTGCCATGGGAGGTggttcagaatcatcatcaaaCTATTTTCAATCCGAG atAGTCTTTTTGGGGATAGACAACATCCATGCGATGAGAGAGAGCTTTGTTCGGCTCCGAGAATACATGGACACTCATGGAAGAACGTCATCAGATGGAATGTCCTCTTTTTTG AGACAAGGTGGGTCAACATGGGGTGGTGGCAATCTAAGTAGTATGTCTGCTTCGGTATCAACCCTTGGGGACAGTGGATGGTTACTACATGTTCAGAATGTGTTGGCTGGTGCAGCTTGGATTGCTGCTCGTGTTGCAATGGAAAATGCTTCTGTTCTTGTGCATTGCAG TGATGGATGGGATAGGACAAGCCAGTTGGTTTCACTTGCTAATTTGTTGCTTGATCCATATTATCGGACATTCACAGGGTTTCAG GCACTCGTTGATAAAGACTGGCTTGCTTTTGGTCATCCATTTTCTGATCGGGTGGGAATGCCATCTGTCTCTGGAACTGGCAATGTGCCTTTCGAGTTATCTAGGCAGTCTTCAACTAGCAATTTCCCACCATCACCCATGCGCCAGTCATCAGGGACTTTTGTGTCGCAACCTCCAGCTTCATCTCACTCGCATAACTCAAACAACTATTCTCCCATTTTTTTGCAG TGGGTTGATTGTGTTTCGCAATTATTACGGATATATCCTTTTGCTTTTGAGTTTTCTGCG GCTTTCCTGGTGGACTTCGTAGACTGCATGCTTTCTTGTCGTTTTGGAAACTTCTTATGTAACAG tgagaagGAGAGGCAGCAATTCAATGTTTTCGAGGCATGTGGATGTCTGTGGGTATACTTGGCTGATTTGCGGACATCATCAGGAGGTTCCCATGTGCATTACAATCCCTTTTATGATCCACTGAAGCATAGTGGTCCTCTGTTGCCCCCAGCAGCAGCATTAGCCCCTACTTTGTGGCCCCAATTCCACCTTCGTTGGGCATGTCCAGAAGAAGCTCAAGCTGGGGAGATTGAAGCACAATGCAGGAAGATAGTTATGAAATATGCTGAGATGCAGAAG GCTAAAGAAATGGCAGAAAGGAAAGCTAAAGAAGTTACAAATTCCATGGAGTCGTTGAATGCTGAATTACGACGTGAGAAGCAGCTAAACAGCTCAGCTATGAACATGGCCAAGAGTATGAGCAAAGAAAATATGGCCATAAAGCGTGCAATTCAGTCAATGGGGTGCAAGGTTCATGTCTCTGGTAGTAGTGGTGAATGCATTGTTGATATTGAAAGCAACCCAGACATTCTGTGTTGTTCCTCTAGGAAAGAATCAAATAGTAATGTGCGTGATGACAAAAAGGATATGTCCGTTTCAGTAGTGATTACAGcaggtgatgatgatgatggaaaCAATGCAATTGGTCGGGTATGTGAAACCCTATGCCCATTTCGCTTTGGAGATGGTCGGGTATGTGAAACCCTATGCCCATTTCGCTTTGGAGATGGAGGCTGCAGGTGGCCAAATGGTGGTTGTGCTCAACTAGGTAGCCAGTATGTTGGCCTGAAGGCAAATTTTGATGCATTTGACAAACTATCAATTGATGATAGTTATTTCAAGTCTGAGTGA
- the LOC100789349 gene encoding phosphatidylinositol-3-phosphatase myotubularin-1 isoform X2, translating to MDMPMNRATRTTSLRDASDSSKLEGTGSWDAIEWTKIEGNGVVLVNTDDAGTLMVTNFRLIFLSEGTRKVIALGTIPLATIEKFIKPAVKVQSNTRHVDKTPAQRLLQVIGKDMRILVFSFRPRTKQRHVVYDALLRCTKPTRLWDLYAFASGPSRFKNTTPLVRLLDEYFRLLCLGSYRASINIIENGSFTLSNDLWRISSVNSDYTMCQSYPFALVVPKIISDDEVLQASSFRARCRLPVVSWCNPLTGAVVARSSQPLVGLMMNMRSNMDEKLVGALCSKLDNGSRRKLYIVDARPRKNALANGAMGGGSESSSNYFQSEIVFLGIDNIHAMRESFVRLREYMDTHGRTSSDGMSSFLRQGGSTWGGGNLSSMSASVSTLGDSGWLLHVQNVLAGAAWIAARVAMENASVLVHCSDGWDRTSQLVSLANLLLDPYYRTFTGFQALVDKDWLAFGHPFSDRVGMPSVSGTGNVPFELSRQSSTSNFPPSPMRQSSGTFVSQPPASSHSHNSNNYSPIFLQWVDCVSQLLRIYPFAFEFSAAFLVDFVDCMLSCRFGNFLCNSEKERQQFNVFEACGCLWVYLADLRTSSGGSHVHYNPFYDPLKHSGPLLPPAAALAPTLWPQFHLRWACPEEAQAGEIEAQCRKIVMKYAEMQKAKEMAERKAKEVTNSMESLNAELRREKQLNSSAMNMAKSMSKENMAIKRAIQSMGCKVHVSGSSGECIVDIESNPDILCCSSRKESNSNVRDDKKDMSVSVVITAGDDDDGNNAIGRVCETLCPFRFGDGRVCETLCPFRFGDGGCRWPNGGCAQLGSQYVGLKANFDAFDKLSIDDSYFKSE from the exons ATGGATATGCCGATGAACCGCGCCACTCGAACAACGTCTCTCAGAGACGCCTCCGACTCCTCTAAGTTGGAAGGTACCGGTAGCTGGGACGCCATCGAATGGACCAAGATTGag GGAAATGGTGTTGTTCTTGTTAATACAGATGATGCGGGCACGCTGATGGTAACCAATTTTCGTCTTATTTTTCTG AGCGAGGGAACTAGAAAAGTTATTGCCCTTGGAACAATACCTTTAGCAACCATTGAGAAGTTTATCAAGCCA GCTGTAAAGGTTCAGTCAAATACTCGCCATGTAGACAAGACACCAGCACAGAGACTGCTCCAGGTGATTG GAAAAGATATGAGAATTTTAGTCTTCAGTTTCAGGCCACGTACAAAACAG AGACATGTGGTATACGATGCGCTACTGAGGTGTACAAAGCCAACAAGACTATGGGATCTTTATGCTTTTGCATCAGGACCTTCTAGATTTAAGAACACTACTCCACTAGTGCGTTTATTGGATGAATATTTTCGACTTCTTTGCCTAGGTTCTTATCGTGCATCAATCAATATAATTGAAAACGGGTCCTTCACGTTGTCAAATGACCTATGGAGAATAAGTAGCGTGAATTCCGATTATACAATGTGCCAGAGTTATCCATTTGCTTTGGTTGTTCCAAAGATCATTAG TGATGATGAAGTGCTCCAGGCTAGTAGCTTCCGTGCAAGATGTCGACTACCTGTAGTTTCATGGTGCAATCCTT TGACTGGAGCAGTTGTTGCACGATCTTCTCAACCCTTAGTAGGTCTTATGATGAACATGAGGAG CAACATGGATGAAAAACTGGTGGGTGCACTTTGCAGCAAACTAGATAATGGCTCAAGGAG AAAGCTATATATTGTTGATGCACGGCCTAGGAAAAATGCATTGGCTAATGGTGCCATGGGAGGTggttcagaatcatcatcaaaCTATTTTCAATCCGAG atAGTCTTTTTGGGGATAGACAACATCCATGCGATGAGAGAGAGCTTTGTTCGGCTCCGAGAATACATGGACACTCATGGAAGAACGTCATCAGATGGAATGTCCTCTTTTTTG AGACAAGGTGGGTCAACATGGGGTGGTGGCAATCTAAGTAGTATGTCTGCTTCGGTATCAACCCTTGGGGACAGTGGATGGTTACTACATGTTCAGAATGTGTTGGCTGGTGCAGCTTGGATTGCTGCTCGTGTTGCAATGGAAAATGCTTCTGTTCTTGTGCATTGCAG TGATGGATGGGATAGGACAAGCCAGTTGGTTTCACTTGCTAATTTGTTGCTTGATCCATATTATCGGACATTCACAGGGTTTCAG GCACTCGTTGATAAAGACTGGCTTGCTTTTGGTCATCCATTTTCTGATCGGGTGGGAATGCCATCTGTCTCTGGAACTGGCAATGTGCCTTTCGAGTTATCTAGGCAGTCTTCAACTAGCAATTTCCCACCATCACCCATGCGCCAGTCATCAGGGACTTTTGTGTCGCAACCTCCAGCTTCATCTCACTCGCATAACTCAAACAACTATTCTCCCATTTTTTTGCAG TGGGTTGATTGTGTTTCGCAATTATTACGGATATATCCTTTTGCTTTTGAGTTTTCTGCG GCTTTCCTGGTGGACTTCGTAGACTGCATGCTTTCTTGTCGTTTTGGAAACTTCTTATGTAACAG tgagaagGAGAGGCAGCAATTCAATGTTTTCGAGGCATGTGGATGTCTGTGGGTATACTTGGCTGATTTGCGGACATCATCAGGAGGTTCCCATGTGCATTACAATCCCTTTTATGATCCACTGAAGCATAGTGGTCCTCTGTTGCCCCCAGCAGCAGCATTAGCCCCTACTTTGTGGCCCCAATTCCACCTTCGTTGGGCATGTCCAGAAGAAGCTCAAGCTGGGGAGATTGAAGCACAATGCAGGAAGATAGTTATGAAATATGCTGAGATGCAGAAG GCTAAAGAAATGGCAGAAAGGAAAGCTAAAGAAGTTACAAATTCCATGGAGTCGTTGAATGCTGAATTACGACGTGAGAAGCAGCTAAACAGCTCAGCTATGAACATGGCCAAGAGTATGAGCAAAGAAAATATGGCCATAAAGCGTGCAATTCAGTCAATGGGGTGCAAGGTTCATGTCTCTGGTAGTAGTGGTGAATGCATTGTTGATATTGAAAGCAACCCAGACATTCTGTGTTGTTCCTCTAGGAAAGAATCAAATAGTAATGTGCGTGATGACAAAAAGGATATGTCCGTTTCAGTAGTGATTACAGcaggtgatgatgatgatggaaaCAATGCAATTGGTCGGGTATGTGAAACCCTATGCCCATTTCGCTTTGGAGATGGTCGGGTATGTGAAACCCTATGCCCATTTCGCTTTGGAGATGGAGGCTGCAGGTGGCCAAATGGTGGTTGTGCTCAACTAGGTAGCCAGTATGTTGGCCTGAAGGCAAATTTTGATGCATTTGACAAACTATCAATTGATGATAGTTATTTCAAGTCTGAGTGA
- the LOC100799217 gene encoding uncharacterized protein — MSRRSDETAVTEEAPPKQSLPNLFSLFPKINFQLPFLPPKPKPKPQEPNPQAQQEGPKPSRVQFPKTQVAVVASSPLQAEPDADHSPAAKTTNPLILWQIYAIGAIAISSWVWARWNERKGRGGGSPNDERGEGRHSDDGNQ; from the exons AGAAGCACCACCCAAACAGTCCCTACCGAACctcttctctttgtttcctaaaatcaattttcaacTCCCTTTCCTCCCACCCAAACCTAAACCCAAACCTCAAGAACCCAACCCTCAGGCTCAGCAAGAGGGTCCGAAGCCTAGCCGTGTACAGTTTCCGAAAACCCAAGTGGCGGTGGTTGCTTCTTCGCCTCTGCAAGCTGAACCTGATGCTGACCACTCTCCCGCTGCTAAGACAACCAATCCTCTTATACTCTGGCAG ATTTATGCAATAGGAGCGATTGCGATTTCATCATGGGTTTGGGCAAGATGGAATGAGAGGAAGGGCCGAGGTGGGGGGTCTCCCAATGATGAGAGGGGTGAAGGAAGGCATTCTGATGATGGAAATCAGTGA
- the LOC102662374 gene encoding uridylate kinase produces the protein MARQTKNRYAPSNATVAINLKLKPASNLKWHRVLFKISGSALAGNCQNIDPKVAMQIAREVATTCRLGVEVAIVVGGRNFFCGDAWVSATGLDRPMAYQIGMMGTVMNSILLQSALEKLGVQTRVQNTFLMPEVAEPYRRQRAIRHLEKGRVIFGGVGAGTGNPHFTTDTAAALRASELTNVNGVFDCHPHNDNVTLDHISFREIVSRNVTSMDMMALAYCEENGIPVVVFNMLEPGNVSRALCGS, from the exons ATGGCTAGACAAACCAAGAACAG ATATGCACCTAGCAACGCTACTGTGGCAATCAACCTCAAATTGAAGCCGGCATCAAATCTGAAATGGCATAgagttttgtttaaaattagtgGCTCTGCATTGGCTGGAAACTGCCAGAACATTGACCCCAAG GTGGCAATGCAGATTGCTAGGGAAGTGGCAACAACTTGCCGCCTTGGGGTGGAG GTGGCCATTGTTGTTGGTGGTCGTAACTTCTTTTGTGGAGATGCATGGGTGTCTGCTACCGGGTTGGATAGACCTATGGCTTACCAAATAGG TATGATGGGAACAGTTATGAATTCTATTTTGCTTCAATCTGCTTTGGAAAAGCTGGGTGTTCAGACACGTGTTCAGAATACATTCTTGATGCCAGAGGTTGCTGAACCATATCGCAGGCAACGAGCTATTAGACATCTTGAGAAAGGAAGGGTCATATTTGGTGGTGTTGGTGCTGGCACTGGAAATCCACATTTTACCACTGATACAGCTGCAGCTCTCAGAGCTTCTGAGC TTACTAATGTGAATGGTGTCTTTGACTGCCATCCCCATAATGATAATGTAACACTCGATCACATTTCCTTTAGGGAAATTGTTTCTAGGAACGTCACCTCCATGGACATGATGGCACTGGCATATTGTGAAGAGAATGGAATACCTG TTGTAGTCTTCAACATGCTTGAACCAGGGAATGTTTCAAGAGCATTATGTGGAAGTTGA